A genome region from Pleurocapsa minor HA4230-MV1 includes the following:
- a CDS encoding NUDIX domain-containing protein: protein MCFTKTQKPSFLLMKRSYRYDLPKGHIEPGETELQCALRELFEETGITRKQVCLELDFRFRTIYYPRYRRFGGEKVEKSLVIFFAWVSEELEIVMTEHSSSEWVKWNPPHYFHNRIIDELLATVESKLMIER, encoded by the coding sequence ATCTGCTTCACAAAAACTCAAAAACCATCATTTTTGTTGATGAAGCGTTCGTATCGTTATGATTTGCCCAAAGGTCATATTGAACCAGGAGAGACAGAGTTACAGTGCGCACTGCGAGAATTATTTGAAGAGACAGGAATTACTCGGAAACAAGTCTGTTTAGAATTAGATTTTCGCTTTAGGACAATTTATTATCCTCGTTATCGACGTTTCGGGGGGGAAAAAGTTGAGAAATCTTTGGTGATTTTTTTTGCTTGGGTAAGTGAAGAATTAGAGATTGTGATGACTGAACATAGTTCTTCCGAGTGGGTTAAGTGGAATCCGCCTCACTATTTTCATAACCGAATTATTGACGAGTTATTAGCAACAGTAGAGAGCAAGTTGATGATCGAGCGCTAG
- a CDS encoding secondary thiamine-phosphate synthase enzyme YjbQ codes for MKHHQIALKIKTTGKSLHNITSQVEQAVAKSHVVTGLCTIFIRHTSASLLIQENADPDVLIDLENFFARLVPEDASRYIHGAEGLDDMPAHIRSALTHTSEQIPISNSRLVLGTWQGIYLWEHRQRGNYREIIVHISGESS; via the coding sequence ATGAAACACCATCAAATAGCTTTAAAAATCAAAACTACAGGTAAATCGCTCCATAACATTACTAGTCAAGTAGAACAGGCTGTGGCTAAATCTCATGTGGTTACAGGACTCTGTACAATTTTTATTCGCCATACTTCTGCTTCTTTATTAATCCAAGAAAATGCCGATCCTGATGTCTTAATTGATTTGGAGAACTTTTTTGCTCGGCTAGTACCAGAAGATGCCAGTCGCTATATCCACGGTGCAGAAGGACTGGATGATATGCCCGCTCATATTCGCTCGGCTCTAACCCATACCTCAGAACAGATCCCGATTTCTAACAGTAGGTTAGTTTTAGGGACTTGGCAGGGAATATATCTTTGGGAACATCGCCAACGTGGTAATTATCGAGAGATTATTGTTCATATCAGCGGTGAGTCATCTTGA
- a CDS encoding DUF952 domain-containing protein, translated as MSQKTYHITSSAEWKDAQILGEYQPKGFAQSQFIHLSYRHQLLTVAERFYAEQNGLVILVIDSSRIKDGLIEENLEGGIELYPHFYGVLPIDAVIEAIAFPCNTDGGFDLPEELKI; from the coding sequence TTGAGTCAAAAAACATATCACATCACCTCTTCTGCTGAATGGAAAGATGCCCAAATTCTGGGCGAATATCAACCGAAAGGATTTGCCCAATCACAGTTTATTCATCTTTCCTATCGTCATCAACTCTTGACCGTAGCTGAGCGTTTTTATGCCGAACAAAACGGACTTGTGATATTAGTGATCGATTCATCTAGAATAAAAGATGGTCTAATTGAGGAAAATCTGGAGGGGGGTATTGAATTATATCCTCACTTTTATGGTGTATTGCCTATTGATGCTGTGATTGAGGCGATCGCTTTTCCCTGTAATACTGATGGTGGCTTCGATCTGCCTGAAGAATTAAAAATTTGA